Below is a window of Paraburkholderia kururiensis DNA.
ATATCGACCGCGAAAAGGCGCTGGCGCTCGGCGTATCGGCCTCGACCATCGACCAGACGTTCTCGATCGCGTGGGCGTCGCAGTACGTGAACAACTTCCTTGATACGGACAACCGGATCAAGAAGGTCTACGTGCAAAGCGATGCGCCGTTCCGCATGACGCCGGGCGACCTGAACATCTGGTACGTGCGCAACGGCTCGGGCGGGATGGTGCCGTTCAGCTCCTTCGCCACCGGCCACTGGACCTACGGTTCGCCGAAGCTCGAACGCTACAACGGTATTTCGGCGGTCGAAATCCAGGGCGCGGCGGGCCCGGGCAAGAGTACCGGTCAGGCGATGCAGGCCATGCAGCAGATCGCGGCGAAGCTGCCCGCGGGCATCGGCTACGAGTGGACGGGCTTGTCGTTCCAGGAAATCCAGTCCGGCTCGCAGGCGCCTATCCTGTACGGCATCTCGATCCTCGTCGTGTTCCTGTGTCTCGCGGCGCTCTACGAGAGCTGGTCGATTCCGTTCGCGGTAATCATGGTGGTGCCGCTCGGCGTGCTGGGCGCGCTGCTCGCGGTGACGCTGCGCGGCCTCGAAAACGACGTGTTCTTCCAGGTGGGTCTGCTGACCACCGTGGGTCTGTCGGCCAAGAACGCGATTCTGATCGTCGAGTTCGCACGCGAGCTGCAGCAGGGCGAAGGCATGGGACCGATCGAGGCGGCGCTGGAAGCGGCGCGGCTGCGGCTGCGTCCTATCCTGATGACGTCGCTTGCGTTCATTCTCGGCGTGCTGCCGCTTGCTATCAGTAACGGCGCGGGGTCGGCGAGCCAGCACGCAATCGGTACCGGCGTGATCGGCGGGATGCTGACGGCGACGTTCCTCGCCATCTTCATGATCCCCATGTTCTTCGTGGTGATCCGCGCACGGTTCGCCGGCGAGAAGGAAGATCCGGACGAGGCGCTCGCGCACTACGACGAGCATCATCCGCACGGCCCGCAAGGCGGCAACGATGGCAACGGTTCGGGCAAGGAAGGACACTGAGATGCATAAACACGCTTTGATTGCAGCGGCGGTCGCATTTCTTGCCGCCGGCTGCACGATGGCGCCGAGGTACGAGCGGCCGGCGGCGCCCGTAGCGCCGTCGTTCCCGACGGGCGGCGTCTACGAGACCCAGCCCGGCATGGGCGGCACGTCGACGAACGGGCGCAGCGCAAGCGGCGCGACGGCCACGGACATCGGCTGGCGCGACTTCTTCGTCGACCCGCGTCTGCAGCGGCTCGTCGAGATCGCGCTGAAGAACAACCGGGACCTGCGGGTCTCGGTGCTCAATGTCGACGCCGCGCGCGCCCAGTATCAGATCACGCGGGCCGAGCTGTTCCCGGCGATCAACGGCGTGGGCACGGAATCGCGCACGCGCGTGCCGGAGGCGTTGCACACCGGCCCGTCGAATCCCTACAGCGTCTATAACGTCGGCTTGTCGGCGTCGTGGGAAATCGACTTCTGGGGCCGTATTCGCAGTCTGAAGGACCAGGCGCTGGCGCAGTACCTCTCCACGGCGCAGGCTCGCAAGGCAGCGGAAATTTCGCTCGTGTCGCAGGTGGCGGACCAGTACCTCACCATGCTCGCCGACGACGATCTGCTCCAGGTCACACAAGCCACGCTGAAGACGGCGCAGGACTCGTACAACCTGACGAAGGTGCAGTTCGAGAACGGCACGGGCACGGAACTCGATCTGCGTCAGGCCGAGACGGTGCTGGAGACGGCGAAGGCCAATTTGCAGGCGCAGGAACGTGCTCGTGCGCAGGCGGAAAACGCGCTCGTGCTGTTGATCGGCGAGCCGATGCCCGCCGACCTGCCGCAAGGCTTGCCGCTCGGCGCCCAGAACCTGCTGACCGACATTCCGGCCGGTTTGCCGTCGGACCTGCTCACGCGGCGTCCTGACATCATGGAAGCCGAGGAGACGCTGCTCGCGGCGAACGCGAACATCGGCGCTGCGCGGGCCGCGTTCTTTCCGAAGATCTCGCTGACGGGCTCGTTCGGCACAGAAAGCCTGACGCTGGGCGGCCTCTTCAAGGCCGGCACGGCGGCCTGGACCTTCGCGCCGCAGATCACGCTGCCGATCTTCCAGGGCGGCGCGAACGTGGCCAACCTGAACCTGGCGAACGTGCAGAAGCGCATCGAGATCGCGAACTACGAGAAGGCGATTCAGTCGGCATTCCGTGAAGTGGCCGACGGACTGGCTGCGCGCGGTACCTACGACCAGCAGATTGCGGCACTCGAGCGCAATACGTTTGCCAACCAGCGCCGGCTCGATCTGTCGGATCTGCGTTATCGCAACGGCGTGGACAGCTACCTGACCGTGCTGACGGCGCAAACGGACCTGTACTCGTCGCAGCAATCGCTGATCTCGGCGCGGCTCGCCCGGTGGACCAACCTCGTGGATCTGTATCGCGCGCTTGGCGGCGGCTGGATCGAGCGGGCAGGGGAAGCGCCACGTCCTGCGGATGCGCCCGTCGACTACGGGGCGGCCAGCGCGCCCGCGGCGGCATCGTCGGCGTCGGCGGGGTGAGTGCCGGCAGATGCGAGATGAGGTGCTCGGCAGGCCTCATCTCGTAGGTCATGCGAGAGCGGAGAACCCGCGGTCGCGAATGACTAGGTGAACCGCCTCGCAACTTGAGGTGAAGCAACAGAAGCCCTCGTTGGTCAATAGACCGACGGGGGCTTTTTCATTTGGATCGATGTGACCGCTGACTATCGGGCTTCGCATCGGACCCTCGGCCGGATGGCCAAACTTGATTGGCAGTTCATCATTTTGGTGTCGGCTGCGGCCAGGATCTCCTTTAGTCGGATCGATTTGCTGCGCTTGTCGTGAGTGGCGAGCCGTCGACGAAAAGTCCGATTTCATAGAAGTTGTCAGTTGACAACGGTTAATAACCACTGGAGAATTGAGGCCGTTGATGGTTCGCGGAACACACTCGAAAAAGGACGTAGAAGAGGCGTTGGCCTATGCGGAAGAGCAGGGCTGGCGCGTGCAAAGTGGCGGCAAGGGGCATGCGTGGGGCAGGTTGTACTGTCCATACAACGATGCGGAATGCCGCTGCGGCGAATTTTGCATCACGAGTATCTGGAGCACGCCGAAGAATCCGGGCAATCACGCGAAGCACTTGCGGCGGGTCGTCGACAATTGCACGACGCACCGTCAAAAGCGTGAGGCGAAGGAAACGGACACGTGTGGCACAAAGCAGGAGTAAAGATGGAATACGTTTTCACGCTGAAGTATCGGCTTGCCGCGCAAGACTTCGACTTCGACGAGATCGTGGAGCAGCTTGGCGAAGCAGGCTGCGACGACGCAACGGTCGGCATCGGCCAACCGGGGCGCATCGCGTTGCTGTTCACGCGCGAAGCGAAGAGCGCGCGTGAGGCATTGGTGAGCGCGCTGGAAGACGTGAAGCGCGCCATGCCCACGGCGCGTCTCATCGAGGCGGCACCTGACTTCGTCGGGCTCACCGACGTTGCGGAGGTGGCGGGTGTGTCGCGTCAGAACATGCGCAAGCTCATGCTCGGTCACGCTCACAATTTTCCGATGCCGGTGCACGAAGGCAGCGCTTCGGTGTGGCATCTCGCAGACGTGTTGGGCTGGCTGTACAACCGCGGCGGCTACGACATCAAGCCCGAGGTGCTGGAAGTGGCAGAGTTGGCCAAGCAGATCAATCTGGCGAGAGACGCACGAGACCTCAAGCCGCAAATGAACCGGGCGTTGGCGCAACTCGTGGGATGACCCATTGCCCCGGGCAATGTGGGCAATGGGCCAACGCGCCCGTTCGTGCAGGCGTTAGTGCAGGTCGGCGGCACGTCCGTCGAAGTCGTGTCCCGCGCGGCGAATTTCGCACTGGGCGGCCTTTTCAGTCTTCACGCCGTTGAACACCAGGTTCAGCAACACCGCGGAAAGCGACGCGAGCAGAATGCCGCTGTGCAAGATGGGCGACAGCGCAGGCGGCAGTTTCGAGAAGAAATGCGGCGATACGACAGGCACGAGACCGAGGCCCACGCTCACGGCCACGATAAACAGATTGTGCTGGTTCTTCACGAAGTCGACTTTCGCGAGCACCTTGATGCCGTTGGCCGCCACCATGCCGAACATCACGATGCCCGCGCCGCCCAGCACGAACGCCGGCACGGAAGCCACCACCTGCGCCATCTTCGGGAACAGCCCGAGCAGTACGAGAATCACGCCGCCGGTCGCACAAACGAAGCGGCTTTTCACGCCGGTCACACCGATCAACCCCACGTTCTGCGAGAACGACGTGTGCGGAAACGAGTTGAAGATGCCGCCTATCAGCGTGCCGAGTCCGTCCACGCGCAGGCCGCGCACCAGCGTTGCCTGATCGACAGGGCGGTCCACCATGTCGCCGACGGCGAGGAACATGCCGGTCGACTCGATGAACGTGACGAACATCACCGTCACCATCGTCGCGATAGAGAGCGGATCGAAGTGCGGCAGGCCGAAGTGGAACGGCATCACGAAGCCGACCCATGGTGCGCTCGTCACTCCGTCCATGTTCACGCGCCCGAGTAGCGCAGCGATTACGAAGCCGGCCACGATGCCAAGCAGCACCGAGATATTGGCCACGAAACCTTTGCCGAACCGGTTGATCAGCAGAATCAGCATCAACACGACAAGCGACAGACCGAGATAGACCGGATTGCCGTAGTCGGGATTGCCGACGCCACCCGCGGCCCAGTTGATGCCCACTTCCATGAGCGAAAGACCGATCACGGCAATCACGGTGCCCACCACCACCGGCGGAAAGAACCGCAGCAGCTTGCCGATCATGGGCGCAAGCAAGATGCCGATCACGCCGGCCGCAATGGTCGAGCCGAAGATATCGAGAATGCCCAGCGATGGGTTCGTGCCGATCGCGATCATGGGGCCCACGGCGGCGAACGTGCAGCCCATGATGACGGGCAACCGAATGCCGAAGATCCACACGCCGAGCGTCTGGATCAAGGTGGCGATGCCGCACGAGAACAGGTCGGCGCTGATGAGAAACGCGACCTGGTCTTTCGGCAACTTGAGCGCGCTGCCAACGATGAGCGGCACGGCAACGGCGCCCGCGTACATGACGAGTACATGCTGAATGCCGAGCGTGAGCAACTGGCCGGCCGGCAGTCGCTCGTCGCAGGGATGGACGGTGTTCGGGCGCATCGCGTCTGTCTCCACATCTCGTTGGGAATGACCTCCACGGTATGCCGGACGAAAAGGTGCAACAAGACCACCCGTTTCTATTCCCCGCCTCCGGGCGACGATATGGCACCGCGCGGCAGACGGGCACCTGGGACCGGCGCGGGCCAGGTGGGTGCCCCGACCGTGCTGCCACAAACTCGCGGCAACGTGCAAACCGCGGCCGTGCCGTACGATCTGCGCCCGCACGCGTGCGGTGACCGTTATGATCTCTATTCCGCGCGCCGTATGGATCGTCCCGCACGGTCGTCCGCCTGCTTCGCCGATCTTCTGCAGGCGAGGCGTCGCAGCGCCGCGCGCCCCGGCTTGTGACTCTCGCCACGCGGCCTCTGCCGCATGGTTATCATCATCGTCATTTTTCTTCACGGAGCGTTCATGAGCCTGCCCGCTGCGCGCTTTCTCGGCATCGATCTGGGCACCGGTTCGTTGAAGCTCGCGATCGTGGATGGCGAGGGTCGCGAGCGTGCGGCGTCCAGCGTTGCGTATGGCATCGAGACGCCGCATCCGGGCTGGGCCGAAATCTCCGTGGACACATGGTGGCGCGCGTTGTGCGAAGCCGCCGGCAAGCTGCCTGTGGACGAGCGCACTGCCGTGCGGGCCATCGGCTTCTCGGGGCAGATGCATGGCGTCGTGCTGACCGACGAGCATGGTCGCGCGTTGCGTCCCGCCATGTTGTGGCCTGACACGCGCGCGCTCGCCCTGCTGGATGCGTGGCCCGCTCCGCAGCCCAACCCTGTCGCCCCTGGCATGGCGGGGCCGCTGCTGCGCTGGATCGCGCTCAACGAGCCGCAGGCGTTGCACGCCGCGCGCTGGGCGCTGCAACCGAAGGACTGGCTGCGCGTCGCGCTGGGCGGGGCGATGGCAGCCGACCCCTCCGACGCCTGCGCCACCGCCCTGGCCCACCCGGACGGCACATGGAATCTGGGTCTGCTCGACAGGCTCGGCTTGCCGCATCGATGGTTCGCGGCGTTGTCGCCGTCGTATGCCGCGGGCGGCACGCTTTCTCACGAAGCCGCACGCCAGCTGGGGCTTACGCCCGGCATCGCGCTCGCCATCGGCGCCGCCGACACGCCGTGCGCCGCGCTCGGCAGCGGACTCGCGCAGGACGGCGACGCTCTGCTCACCACAGGCACCGGCGGCCAGATCGTGGTGCTTTCGGCAGGCGAGCCCGCGAAGGTGCGCGGCCTGCACGCCTACCGCGCGGCCACGGACCACTGGTACCGCATGGCCGCGATGCAAAACGTAGGTGTTGCACTGGAAGCCGCGCGCGGCTGGCTCCAATACGACTGGCAGGACGCCTATCGCGATGCCTTCGCGACAGAGGCCGCGCGCGGCCTCACTTTCTTGCCCTACCTGACCGGCGAGCGTTCGCCGTGGCTCGATCCCGCCGCGCGCGGCGGCTGGCTGGGCCTCGCGCTCGGACACACGCGCGGCGCCATGATGCGTGCCGCCTTCGAGGGCGTCGCGTTCGCGTTGCGCGCCGGTCTCGATGCGATTCGCGCAAGCGGTGTCGATGTGCCGTCGCTCAAGCTCGCAGGCGGCGGCTCCGTGGACGCGCGCTGGCGTCAGTTGCTCGCCGATGCATTGCAGGCCGAACTTCATGCCGTCGACTGTCCGAACGCGGCGGCGCGCGGTGCGGCGATGCTGGGCGGCATCGCATGCGGCCATTGGTCCGCAGCCGATCTGCCCGCGCTCGCGCCCGCGTCGGCACGCGTGGCCGCACCGAGCGGCGACGTCGAACTGGAGGAGCGCTATGTCCGCTTCGTCGATCTGTACGGACGGCTGAAAGGCTGGTTCGGCGGTGCAGCGCCGTCGTCATGAACCGGTAGAAACCCACGTAGCCTGATGCGTAAGGCCACACACGCGCGGCAGGCACTCACGAACTCAACGATTCAAAGGAGCGAAACACAATGAAGACGAAAGCAGCCGTTGCATGGAAGGCGGGCGCCCCGCTGACGATCGAAGAAGTCGATCTCGAAGGCCCGCGCGCGGGCGAGGTGCTGATCGAGGTGAAGGCCACCGGCATCTGCCACACCGACTACTACACACTCTCGGGCGCCGACCCCGAGGGGCTCTTCCCCGCGATTCTCGGCCACGAAGGCGCGGGCATCGTCGTGGACGTGGGGCCGGGCGTCGGCACGCTGAAGAAGGGCGATCACGTGATCCCGCTCTACACGCCCGAATGCCGTCAGTGCAAGTTCTGCCTCTCGCGCAAGACGAACCTCTGCCAGGCCATTCGCGCCACGCAGGGCAAGGGCCTGATGCCGGACGCGACCTCACGCTTCTCGCTCGACGGCAAGCCGCTCTTTCACTACATGGGCACGTCCACGTTCTCGAACTACATCGTCGTGCCCGAGATCGCGGTGGCGAAGATTCGCGAAGACGCACCGTTCGACAAGGTCTGCTACATCGGCTGCGGCGTGACCACGGGCGTGGGCGCGGTGGTGTATTCGGCGAAGGTGGAGGCGGGCGCGAACGTGGTCGTGTTCGGGCTGGGCGGCATCGGGCTCAACGTGATCCAGGGCGCGAAGATGGTCGGCGCGGACAAGATCATCGGCATCGACATCAACCCGAAGCGTGTGGAGCTGGCGAAGAAGTTCGGCATGACGCACTTCGTGAATCCGAACGAAGTGGAGAACGTGGTCGACCACATCGTCCAGCTCACCGACGGCGGCGCCGATTACTCGTTCGAGTGCGTGGGCAACGTGAAGCTGATGCGCCAGGCGCTGGAGTGCACGCACAAGGGCTGGGGACAGTCGTTCATCATCGGCGTGGCCGCGGCGGGCGAAGAGATCAGCACGCGTCCGTTCCAGCTCGTGACCGGCCGGCAATGGAAGGGCTCGGCATTCGGCGGCGCGCGCGGCCGCACGGACGTGCCGAAGATCGTCGACTGGTACATGGAAGGCAAGATCAACATCGACGACCTCATCACGCACACGCTGCCGCTCGAGAAGATCAATGAGGGCTTCGACCTCATGAAGCAGGGCGAGTCGATCCGTTCGGTGGTGCTGTACTGACAGGAGCACGCGATGCTGGAACTCGTTGAAACGCACGGCTGCCACGGCGGCGTGCAGCGCATCTACCGCCACGCGTCCGCGACCATCGGGCTGCCGATGCGCTTCTCGGTCTACCTGCCGCCGCAGGCATTGCAGGCGGGCGCGCCGCGCGTGCCGGCGCTGTTCTATCTGGCCGGGCTCACCTGCACGGAAGAGACGTTTCCCATCAAGGCCGGCGCGCAGCGCTTCGCGGCGCAGCACGGCATCGCACTGATCGCGCCGGACACGAGTCCGCGCGGCGCCGGTGTGCCTGGCGAGACCGATTCGTGGGACTTCGGCGTGGGCGCGGGCTTCTACGTGGATGCCACGCGCGAGCCGTGGGCGAAGCACTATCGCATGTACTCGTACGTGCGCGACGAGTTGCGGCAGACCGTGCTAGCCGAACTGCCCGTGGACGGCGAGCGGCTCGGTATCTTCGGTCATTCGATGGGCGGGCACGGCGCGTTGATGCTTGCGCTGCGCAATCCGGAGATCTATCGGTCGGTCTCGGCGTTCGCGCCCATTGCCGCGCCCATGCGCTGCCCGTGGGGCGAGAAGGCGTTCGGCGGCTACCTGGGCGACGACCGCGAGGCGTGGCGCGACTACGATGCAAGCGAACTGGTGACGAAGCTGGGTGCGCGGTTTAGCGAAGGCATTTTGATCGATCAGGGGCTCGACGATCAGTTCCTCGCGAACCAGCTCAATCCCGATGTATTCGAGACCGCGTGCAGGCAGGTGGGACAGCCGCTCACGTTGCGCCGTCACGCGGGCTACGACCACGGGTACTTCTTCATCTCCACGTTCGTCGAAGACCATCTGGCGCATCACGCCAGGGTGCTCTGTCGTTGAAGGCTGCCGAAGGTTGCTGAGAGCCGAAGGCGCGCGCGGCTCTCACGCCGCGCGCGGCTGCATATGACGGCGTCTGACTTCTAGCGCCTGCGCAACAGGCTCGCACCGTAGACCGCCGCCGCAAGCGCGGTGATCCAGAAGCTCGTGGGCCAGTCGGTATAGAAGGCGAGCGTCACGCCCAGCCACGCCTGGGCGAGCGCGAACAGCGCCGCGAGCGCGAGCCCGGTGGAAAGCCGTGTCGTGAGGTTTTGCGCCGCGGCTGCCGGGCCCACCATCAGCGTGAACACGAGCAGCACGCCCACGATCTGCGTGCACGCGGCCACGGCCAGCGCCGTCACGGCGAGGAACAGCGTGGAGACGAGCCGCAGCGATACGCCCTTCGCCTCCGCCAGCTCCGGCTGAAGCGAGGCGAACAGCAAAGGACGCGCGATGGCCGCGAGCGCGGCAAGGCTCACCACGGCGAGGGTTGCGAGCACGACGAGCGTGGGTCCGCTCACGCCCAGCACGTTACCGAACAGCAGCGCGGTCACCTGCGTTGCGTACTGCGTGAAGAAATGCAGGAACAGCAGCCCGAAGCCGAGCGCAAGCGAGAGCGTGACACCGATTGCGACGTCGCGCCCGGCCAGCCGTTCGCCCAGTGCGCCCATGCACATGCCCGCGGCGAACGTGAAGCCCACCATGCCCCAGAGCGGCGATATGCCGAGCAGCACGGCGCCCGTCGCGCCTGTGAAGCCGACGTGCGAGAGCGCGTGGCCCGCGAAGGTCTGCCCGCGCAGCACGAGGAAGTAGCCCACCACGCCCGCCAGCACCGCGACAATTCCCGACGCCGCGAAGGCGTTCACCATGAAGTCGTATTCAAACATCGTGCGTGTGATCGTGTGGATGAGCACCGTGACCGCGATCGTGGCCATGATCGTGGCCGTGCGCTTCGCGGCCCGGCACATGTTCGTGCTCGTCTTCGTGTTCGTGGTCGTGCTTTTCGATTTCGACGTCGCCGGACATCACGAAGATGCGGCCCTTCACGCGCATCACGTCGATGGGCGAACCGTAGAGGCGCGTGAGCACCGGCGCGGTGATGACTTCGTCGACGGTGCCGAGCGCCGCCACGCTGTTGCCGAGATAAAGCACGCGGTCGAGCGCATTCAATAGCGGGTTGAGTTCGTGCGCCGAAAACAGCACCGCGATGCCGAGTTCGCGCTGCACCTCGCGCACGAGTTCGACGACGCTGCGTTGATGGTGCGGATCGAGGCTGATGAGCGGTTCGTCGAGCAGCAGCAGTTGCGGCCGGCCGAGCAGGCATTGAGCGAGCAGCAGGCGCTGCCGCTCGCCGCCCGAGAGTTCGAAGAGCGGCCGCTTCGCGAGCGAGCGGGCGCCCACGAGTTCGAGCACGCGATCGACGTCGGCGCGCGTGGCGGCATCGGTATGAGGCAGTCCCCAGCGGTGACCGTCCGCGGCCATGGCGACGAACTCGCGGCCGCGAATGCGTCGGCCCGCAAGCGCGCTGCGCGTTTGCGGCATGTAGCCGATCGACGCGTTGCCGCGCATCACCGGCTCGCCCAGCACGCGAATCGTGCCTTGCGCCGCGGGCACGAGGCCGAGCACCGCGCGCATCAGCGTAGTCTTGCCGGCACCGTTCGGCCCCAGCACGCCGATGAATTCGCCCTGGTTCACGCTGAAGCTCGTGTCGCGCAGAATGACGCGCCCGGCAAGCTCGATCGTGACGCGGTCGAGTTCGAGCACGGGCGCAATGGCCGGATCGCGAGCGCTTTCGGATGGCGCGCGGCCAGTCACGTTCATGTATGGGTTCCTTTTGCTACTGCCTGGTGCTGCTTTGCTGCATTGGCTGCTGGCTGGCGCGGGCTACTTTGCCGCGCCGCTCGCGGCCAGCGCCTTGTCGAGCGCGTCCAGCTGCGCGAGCATCCACTGCTGGAACGTCGTGCCGGCCGGTTCCGTTTCGGTCACGCTCACGCTCGGCACGCGTGAATCCTGCGCGAGCTTCAGCATGCGTTTCGTGAGCGCCTCGGTGGCCTGGCTGTTATAGATCAGCACCCGAACCCGCCGCTCGCGCAGGTCGCGTTCGAAGGCGGCAATGTCCGAGGGGCTCGCTTCCGTATCGTTCATCGTGGCGAGCTGGAAGCGCTGGTTGCGCATCGCGAGCCCGATCGCGTCGGACATATAGCCGAATACCGGCTCCGTGGCCGTTACCGGCTGGCCCGCATAGCGCGCGTGCATGGCCGCGACCTTGTCGTCGATGCCCTTCAGCGAACCGAGAAACGTCGCAAGGTTGGCATCGTACACGTTCTTGTGCGAGGGGTCTGCGGCCGAGAGCGCCGAGCCGATGGCGCGCGCCACGGCGGGCATCGTCGGCGGGTCGTACCAGAGGTGAGGATTGTCGCCGGCCTTCTTGCCGACGAGGTCGGCGGCCACGATGGTCGTGCGCTTGCTGTTCTTCGACACGGCAAGCAGCTTCGTCATCCACGGGTCGTAGTCGGCGCCGTTGTAGACCACGATGCTGGCCTGTTGCAGCGCGCGCGCCGTCTTCGGGCTGGCTTCGAAGAGGTGCGGGTCCTGGTCCGGATTCGAGAGGATGCTGGTCACGTCCACGTAACGGCCGCCGATCTGGCGCACCACGTCGCCGTAGAAGTTTTCCGCTGCCACGACGGGCACCTTGCTTTCCTCTGCGAGCGCCGCGTGACTCACGGCGAGGGCTGCGGCGCCGGCCGCGAGCAAGGCGGGCAGGCGCATGCTGTCGCGCAGCAGGTGCCACAACGAGTGGGCTGTCTTCATGGTTGTTCCCGGGCTTCGATGTTGAGAAGAATGGTGTTTGTTGCGGCGTTCCGGCCGCTTCGTGGCGCCGTATTCGCCGCTTTCCGGCATGGGCCGCCAGCGGCGCGCGACACGAAAGCGGGATGATATAACGTATCACTGTTTTTCGGCACCTGGCCCGTGCAGGCGTGTTCGCAGCCTTGCGCGCTGCACCATCGAAATGTCACGCCGCGCCTTGACATGATCCGACTCGTATCCGATCATTCGATCACAAACAGAGCAATTGTTCGCGCAGTGGGCGTTCGTTCGCAGCGCAGACGGCAGAACGATCAGGAGACAGCGAGTGGCAGCGCGATTGCAGGACAAGGTTGCGATTCTGACCGGCGCGGCAAGCGGCATTGGCGAAGCGGTGGCCCGGCGCTATCTGGAAGAAGGAGCGCGTTGCGCGCTCGTGGACCTGAAGCCGGCCGAAGGCATCGCGCCCCAGCTTGCCCGCGAGTACGGCGAGCGCGTGCTCGCCCTTCATGCAGACGTCACGCGGCGCGAAGATATTGAACGCATCGTTGCCGCCTCGGTGGAGCGGTTCGGCCGCATCGACGTGCTCTTCAACAACGCGGCGCTCTTCGACATGCGCCCGCTGCTCGACGAATCCTGGGACATTTTCGACAAGCTCTTCGCCGTCAACGTGAAGGGCCTGTTCTTCCTCATGCAGGCCGTGGCGCGCCAGATGGTGAGCCAGGGCGACGGCGGCAAGATCATCAACATGTCGTCGCAGGCCGGCCGCCGCGGCGAGGCGCTCGTGTCGCACTACTGCGCGACCAAGGCCGCCGTCATCAGCTACACGCAGTCCGCGGCGCTCGCACTCGCGCCGCACAGAATCAACGTGAACGGCATCGCGCCGGGCGTCGTGGATACGCCGATGTGGGACCAGGTGGATGCGCTCTTCGCCCGCTACGAGAACCGGCCCGTGGGCGAGAAGAAGCGGCTCGTGGGCGAAGCCGTGCCGCTCGGCCGCATGGGTCTGCCCGGCGACCTCACCGGCGCTGCGCTGTTTCTGGCTTCCGCCGACGCCGACTACATCACCGCCCAGACGCTGAACGTCGACGGCGGCAACTGGATGAGTTGAGCGCGAATCGAACCGCGCGCTGTATCCGCCGTATTCGCCGTGTCTGTTGTTCCGTCCATCAAGAAGGGCCTCTGCGACGGCCCGCCATAACGCAGTCCATTCAGGAGACAAGTCATGAAACGAGCCTTGAGAACCGCGCTTCGGGCGCTTGCCGTCGGCGCCGTGGGATGCGCCGCGGCCGCGAGTGCCTCTGCCGCGACCGTGACGATCGCCATGTTGAACAACCCCGACATGATCGAGCTGAAGAAGCTCTCGCCCGCGTTCGAAAAGGCGAATCCGGACATCAAGCTCAACTGGGTGATTCTCGAAGAGAACGTGCTGCGCCAGCGCGCCACCACGGACATCACGACCAACAGCGGCCAGTTCGACGTGATGATGATCGGCACCTACGAAACGCCGCAGTGGGGCAAGCGCGGCTGGCTTTCGCCGATGGCGAACCTGCCGGCCGACTACGATCTCAACGACGTCGTGAAGACCGCGCGCGACGGTCTCTCGTACAACGGCACGCTCTACGCGCT
It encodes the following:
- a CDS encoding efflux transporter outer membrane subunit gives rise to the protein MHKHALIAAAVAFLAAGCTMAPRYERPAAPVAPSFPTGGVYETQPGMGGTSTNGRSASGATATDIGWRDFFVDPRLQRLVEIALKNNRDLRVSVLNVDAARAQYQITRAELFPAINGVGTESRTRVPEALHTGPSNPYSVYNVGLSASWEIDFWGRIRSLKDQALAQYLSTAQARKAAEISLVSQVADQYLTMLADDDLLQVTQATLKTAQDSYNLTKVQFENGTGTELDLRQAETVLETAKANLQAQERARAQAENALVLLIGEPMPADLPQGLPLGAQNLLTDIPAGLPSDLLTRRPDIMEAEETLLAANANIGAARAAFFPKISLTGSFGTESLTLGGLFKAGTAAWTFAPQITLPIFQGGANVANLNLANVQKRIEIANYEKAIQSAFREVADGLAARGTYDQQIAALERNTFANQRRLDLSDLRYRNGVDSYLTVLTAQTDLYSSQQSLISARLARWTNLVDLYRALGGGWIERAGEAPRPADAPVDYGAASAPAAASSASAG
- a CDS encoding helix-turn-helix transcriptional regulator, translating into MEYVFTLKYRLAAQDFDFDEIVEQLGEAGCDDATVGIGQPGRIALLFTREAKSAREALVSALEDVKRAMPTARLIEAAPDFVGLTDVAEVAGVSRQNMRKLMLGHAHNFPMPVHEGSASVWHLADVLGWLYNRGGYDIKPEVLEVAELAKQINLARDARDLKPQMNRALAQLVG
- a CDS encoding nucleobase:cation symporter-2 family protein, which codes for MRPNTVHPCDERLPAGQLLTLGIQHVLVMYAGAVAVPLIVGSALKLPKDQVAFLISADLFSCGIATLIQTLGVWIFGIRLPVIMGCTFAAVGPMIAIGTNPSLGILDIFGSTIAAGVIGILLAPMIGKLLRFFPPVVVGTVIAVIGLSLMEVGINWAAGGVGNPDYGNPVYLGLSLVVLMLILLINRFGKGFVANISVLLGIVAGFVIAALLGRVNMDGVTSAPWVGFVMPFHFGLPHFDPLSIATMVTVMFVTFIESTGMFLAVGDMVDRPVDQATLVRGLRVDGLGTLIGGIFNSFPHTSFSQNVGLIGVTGVKSRFVCATGGVILVLLGLFPKMAQVVASVPAFVLGGAGIVMFGMVAANGIKVLAKVDFVKNQHNLFIVAVSVGLGLVPVVSPHFFSKLPPALSPILHSGILLASLSAVLLNLVFNGVKTEKAAQCEIRRAGHDFDGRAADLH
- a CDS encoding xylulokinase; its protein translation is MSLPAARFLGIDLGTGSLKLAIVDGEGRERAASSVAYGIETPHPGWAEISVDTWWRALCEAAGKLPVDERTAVRAIGFSGQMHGVVLTDEHGRALRPAMLWPDTRALALLDAWPAPQPNPVAPGMAGPLLRWIALNEPQALHAARWALQPKDWLRVALGGAMAADPSDACATALAHPDGTWNLGLLDRLGLPHRWFAALSPSYAAGGTLSHEAARQLGLTPGIALAIGAADTPCAALGSGLAQDGDALLTTGTGGQIVVLSAGEPAKVRGLHAYRAATDHWYRMAAMQNVGVALEAARGWLQYDWQDAYRDAFATEAARGLTFLPYLTGERSPWLDPAARGGWLGLALGHTRGAMMRAAFEGVAFALRAGLDAIRASGVDVPSLKLAGGGSVDARWRQLLADALQAELHAVDCPNAAARGAAMLGGIACGHWSAADLPALAPASARVAAPSGDVELEERYVRFVDLYGRLKGWFGGAAPSS
- a CDS encoding S-(hydroxymethyl)glutathione dehydrogenase/class III alcohol dehydrogenase, translating into MKTKAAVAWKAGAPLTIEEVDLEGPRAGEVLIEVKATGICHTDYYTLSGADPEGLFPAILGHEGAGIVVDVGPGVGTLKKGDHVIPLYTPECRQCKFCLSRKTNLCQAIRATQGKGLMPDATSRFSLDGKPLFHYMGTSTFSNYIVVPEIAVAKIREDAPFDKVCYIGCGVTTGVGAVVYSAKVEAGANVVVFGLGGIGLNVIQGAKMVGADKIIGIDINPKRVELAKKFGMTHFVNPNEVENVVDHIVQLTDGGADYSFECVGNVKLMRQALECTHKGWGQSFIIGVAAAGEEISTRPFQLVTGRQWKGSAFGGARGRTDVPKIVDWYMEGKINIDDLITHTLPLEKINEGFDLMKQGESIRSVVLY